One region of Natronorubrum aibiense genomic DNA includes:
- a CDS encoding class I fructose-bisphosphate aldolase produces the protein MIPIDDSPIVRDGKSLILAMDHGLEHGPVDFEDVPEKLDPSTVFETATHDAVTAMAVQKGVAEGYYPSYEDDVNLLLKLNGTSNLWMGEPDSPVNCSVDYAAELGADAVGFTVYSGSNHEVEMFEEFRDAQEKAREHDLPMVMWSYPRGQGLKNDTKPSTISYATRIALEIGADIAKVKYPGSKDAMAHAVKSAGDMKVVMSGGSKTSDYEFLSTVEAVMDAGASGLAVGRNVWQREDPTQLLDALEKVIYEGETADAALEE, from the coding sequence ATGATTCCGATCGACGACTCTCCGATCGTTCGCGACGGCAAGTCACTGATTCTCGCGATGGACCACGGGTTAGAGCACGGACCGGTCGACTTCGAGGACGTCCCGGAGAAACTCGACCCGTCGACGGTCTTCGAGACGGCGACCCACGACGCCGTCACCGCGATGGCCGTCCAGAAAGGCGTCGCCGAGGGCTACTACCCGAGCTACGAGGACGACGTCAACCTCCTGCTCAAGCTCAACGGCACGTCGAACCTCTGGATGGGCGAGCCCGACTCGCCGGTCAACTGCTCGGTCGACTACGCCGCCGAACTCGGCGCTGATGCGGTCGGCTTTACCGTTTACAGCGGATCTAATCACGAAGTCGAGATGTTCGAGGAGTTCCGCGACGCTCAGGAGAAAGCCCGCGAACACGACCTCCCGATGGTCATGTGGTCGTACCCGCGCGGACAGGGCCTCAAAAACGACACCAAGCCGAGCACCATCTCCTATGCGACCCGTATCGCCCTCGAGATCGGTGCCGACATCGCGAAGGTCAAATATCCCGGCAGCAAGGACGCGATGGCCCACGCCGTCAAATCCGCCGGAGACATGAAAGTCGTCATGAGCGGCGGCTCGAAAACCTCCGACTACGAGTTCCTCTCGACGGTCGAAGCCGTGATGGACGCCGGTGCGAGCGGACTCGCCGTCGGACGTAACGTCTGGCAGCGCGAGGACCCGACCCAGCTGCTCGACGCGCTGGAGAAGGTCATCTACGAGGGCGAAACCGCCGACGCCGCACTCGAGGAATGA
- a CDS encoding class 1 fructose-bisphosphatase — translation MTVSDPVEAVVATISRSATEIRQGLVGRRGKADEENPSGETQAEADVWADDLLAERLSSIDGVAQYASEERAEIIDCSDDGLCVAVDPLDGSSNLKSNNTMGTVFGIYDEPLPAPGAALVAAGYVLYGPITTMVYARDGNVTKYELTGGERTVVEDDVTLPDDPVTYGFGGRVPHWPDDFEAYVREIESNPQHKLRYGGAMIGDVNQVLTYGGIFAYPALEDSPEGKLRLQFEGNPIAFVIEAAGGRSSNGEHSILEVEPTDLHQRVPVHVGNTSLIDRLEAALE, via the coding sequence ATGACAGTGTCCGACCCAGTCGAGGCCGTCGTCGCGACGATCAGCCGCTCGGCGACCGAGATCCGACAGGGACTGGTCGGTCGACGGGGGAAAGCCGACGAGGAGAACCCGAGCGGCGAGACCCAAGCTGAGGCTGACGTCTGGGCCGACGACTTGCTCGCCGAACGACTGTCGTCGATCGACGGCGTCGCCCAGTACGCAAGCGAGGAGCGCGCAGAGATCATCGACTGCAGCGACGACGGCCTCTGCGTTGCGGTCGATCCGCTCGATGGCTCCTCGAACCTCAAATCGAACAACACGATGGGGACGGTGTTCGGCATCTACGACGAACCGCTCCCTGCACCCGGCGCCGCCCTCGTTGCGGCTGGGTACGTGCTCTACGGCCCGATCACGACGATGGTGTACGCCCGTGACGGGAACGTCACGAAGTACGAACTCACCGGCGGCGAGCGCACGGTCGTCGAGGACGACGTCACCCTCCCCGACGATCCGGTCACCTACGGCTTCGGCGGTCGCGTCCCCCACTGGCCCGACGACTTCGAGGCCTACGTTCGCGAGATCGAATCGAACCCCCAACACAAACTCCGCTACGGCGGCGCGATGATCGGCGACGTCAATCAGGTCCTCACCTACGGCGGCATCTTCGCCTATCCCGCCCTCGAGGATAGCCCCGAAGGCAAACTCCGCCTGCAGTTCGAAGGGAACCCGATCGCCTTCGTCATCGAAGCCGCCGGCGGTCGATCCTCGAACGGCGAGCACTCGATCCTCGAGGTCGAACCGACCGACCTCCACCAGCGCGTGCCGGTCCACGTCGGCAATACGAGCCTGATCGACCGCCTCGAGGCCGCACTCGAGTAA
- a CDS encoding ADP-dependent glucokinase/phosphofructokinase codes for MDDARTRLRADIAALADLPVFVAYNANVDAIVRVDDGLGPVLERPSEPGVRSPPSPLASTRDLATAITHTMATGQGDEIAMTDALADRLESSLSPDRQQLGGQTGIMTDLCASLGAAPITYTYLLSERQCSQFDHPDAVRYPIVEDGQIRFVPLCEAEPADRTKINWVFEFRAGDELFGVRATEDTRFIAASRPPEFDLHAGTLDDAIDQVGEAVDGALLAGYHNLTPEHVEAGYEDAHRHAREVIRRLRTGGTVDVHIEYVAAHDDDLRASIYEWILPEANVIGVDTRELAVLSDDAGLDSRGNGPTAETPFDETEILAHYRLLDALRADLGVACIRLHAMEYHLAVLDSYLPPDAVRRGLEFAAINAATKASRGEITAPSDLRTGLEYGPSAQGREAIERLAEYVDEPVDDGTLCTPTVVACPNRVVDDPAGTVGIGDIVSASSFLLELAVATDRDGTST; via the coding sequence ATGGACGACGCCCGCACACGGCTGCGTGCCGACATCGCAGCGCTTGCCGACCTCCCGGTGTTCGTCGCCTACAACGCGAACGTCGATGCGATCGTCCGAGTCGATGACGGGCTGGGGCCTGTCCTCGAGCGACCATCCGAGCCCGGCGTTCGGTCGCCCCCGAGTCCACTGGCGTCGACGCGAGACCTCGCGACGGCGATCACGCACACGATGGCGACCGGACAGGGCGACGAAATCGCGATGACGGACGCGCTCGCCGACAGGCTCGAGTCATCGTTGTCCCCCGATCGCCAGCAGCTGGGTGGACAGACGGGGATCATGACCGATCTCTGTGCCTCACTGGGGGCGGCACCGATCACGTACACGTATCTATTGTCGGAGCGACAGTGCTCGCAGTTCGACCACCCCGATGCGGTTCGGTACCCAATCGTCGAGGACGGGCAGATTCGGTTCGTCCCCCTGTGCGAGGCCGAGCCCGCGGATCGAACCAAAATCAACTGGGTGTTCGAGTTCAGGGCTGGGGACGAACTCTTCGGCGTGCGGGCGACCGAGGATACCCGGTTTATCGCCGCCTCGAGGCCGCCGGAGTTCGACTTACACGCCGGGACCCTCGACGACGCGATCGATCAGGTCGGAGAGGCCGTCGACGGGGCGCTGCTCGCGGGCTATCACAACCTCACCCCCGAGCACGTCGAGGCAGGCTACGAAGACGCACATCGACACGCACGCGAAGTGATTCGACGCCTTCGGACGGGCGGTACGGTCGACGTGCACATCGAGTACGTCGCGGCCCACGACGACGACCTCAGAGCGAGCATCTACGAGTGGATCCTTCCGGAAGCGAACGTCATCGGTGTTGATACCCGCGAACTCGCCGTCCTGTCCGACGACGCGGGTCTCGACAGTCGGGGAAACGGACCAACGGCGGAGACGCCGTTCGACGAAACCGAGATACTCGCTCACTACCGACTGCTCGACGCGCTCCGGGCGGACCTCGGCGTTGCGTGCATCAGGTTACACGCGATGGAGTATCACCTCGCCGTGCTGGACTCGTATCTCCCACCCGACGCGGTCCGTCGGGGACTCGAGTTCGCCGCTATCAACGCCGCGACCAAAGCATCCCGGGGCGAGATTACGGCGCCATCCGACCTCAGGACAGGACTCGAGTACGGGCCGTCGGCGCAGGGTCGCGAGGCGATCGAACGGCTAGCAGAGTACGTCGACGAACCAGTCGATGACGGCACGCTCTGTACGCCGACGGTCGTCGCCTGCCCCAACCGCGTCGTCGACGACCCGGCGGGCACGGTCGGGATCGGCGACATCGTGTCGGCCTCGAGTTTTCTACTCGAACTGGCTGTCGCCACCGACCGTGATGGGACGTCGACGTAG